A genomic window from Euwallacea fornicatus isolate EFF26 chromosome 6, ASM4011564v1, whole genome shotgun sequence includes:
- the brn gene encoding beta-1,3-galactosyltransferase brn: MYILRSCPKKSLKVITVLIIGFVLLLIFGVFHHPLEKNFYSNFHYPYDGDLEPLILELKNNKTPSIPRLNDYNFYYYKNCDGKCRDTSDLRLVYIIKSAPQNFERRLAIRSSWGFQRRFSDVEIRTVFLIGLQKVPDVQVSLNEESGRYHDIVQANYTDSYYNNTFKTMSGFEWVMRYCPNAKFYMFIDDDYYISTKNVLRYLRFPINYPQYLQDPIGSINKLIELRKVKNVEIDLEDDVRLYTGFKFQSAPQRNYLSKWYVSLEEYSYHMWPPYISGGAYILSKTALQDMYYASFYMRHFKFDDIYVAILAYKTNVEPFHSKYFHFYEKPYNKFNYKYVVASHGYGDPKKMVKAWNEQKSMGNA, translated from the exons ATGTATATCTTACGTTCCTGCCCAAAGAAAAGCCTTAAAGTTATTACAGTCCTTATCATTGGATTTGTGTTGCTCTTGATCTTTGGAGTATTTCACCAtcctttagaaaaaaatttttactccAACTTTCACTATCCTTATGATGGAGACCTGGAACCTCTCATTCTAGAGCTAAAAAACAATAAGACCCCTTCCATTCCCCGGTTAAATGATTATAACTTTTactactataaaaattgtgaTGGAAAGTGCCGAGATACCAGTGATTTAAGATTAGTGTACATTATTAAGTCTGCTCCACAAAATTTTGAACGCAGATTAGCTATTAGAAGTTCTTGGGGTTTTCAAAGGAGGTTTTCTGACGTGGAAATTAGAACTGTGTTCTTGATTGGATTACAAAAAGTTCCAGATGTGCAGGTATCTCTTAATGAAGAGTCTGGAAGATACCATGATATTGTTCAGGCCAATTATACAGATTCCTACTATAATAACACCTTCAAAACAATGTCTGGGTTCGAGTGGGTAATGAGGTACTGCccaaatgcaaaattttacatgtttATTGATGATGATTATTACATATCTACAAAGAATGTTCTGAGATATTTGCGATTCCCAATAAACTATCCTCAATACCTGCAAGACCCTATTGGAAGTATAAACAAGCTTATTGAACtaagaaaagttaaaaatgttgaGATTGATTTAGAAGATGATGTAAGACTTTATACaggatttaaatttcaatctgCCCCTCAGAGGAATTATTTGAGCAAGTG gtatgTTTCTCTGGAAGAATACTCTTACCATATGTGGCCTCCATACATTTCAGGAGGTGCTTATATATTATCTAAAACAGCCCTTCAGGATATGTATTATGCCAGTTTTTACatgagacatttcaaatttgatgaTATTTATGTAGCAATTTTAGCATATAAAACGAATGTTGAGCCTTTccattccaaatattttcatttttatgaaaaaccttacaataaatttaattacaaatatGTGGTTGCATCACATGGTTATGGTGATCCTAAGAAAATGGTTAAAGCTTGGAATGAACAAAAGAGTATGGGTAATGCTTGA
- the LOC136339825 gene encoding dnaJ homolog subfamily C member 11 isoform X2 yields the protein MDLDSDEENVSEEDYYSFLNIPKDASKEEINNAYRRLSRMYHPDKHLDPTLKAKSEIMFNKTKKAYEVLSDPHTRAIYDSLGTKGLETEGWEIVQRTKTPAEIRAEYEQLAEERAERKKRQATNPSGNITIAVNATDLFNPYDDNLFEDEFEGGVLGKFPNIEVSSMQFSQGVDFPLTQKDLCTLSGQLQTQNGTGGGGVNLTWRHLFSHKSWAELEMTAGSGPALSLKGFRTLTKRFFWNGGTVLQFTPEGIRPGIMSTLAMQIDKHSIGYVSYHGGIRSVFSTQIIRDTENNRYNFTIQVGVPHSFMQLQYTRKIISQELRLKLAIKVGTFGGVVEYGAEKKVSKHSNLSFSVVCGVPAGVKLKLRLTRANQVYSCPIHLCEEIMPSPVFYATMVPLIVYVIVKKGIVEPFLKEEKSKKLEKQKQNHFNILLEKRKEAMSAQELMQATYSRISDEEERKKGLVIIKAIYGKIFRESGDAELSNDVVDVTVPVQCLVKDSKLVIHENSKSDLPGFYDPALGEEKVLHVIYNYHEQPYEVTIKDNESLRLPKISHRTNVT from the exons ATGGACCTGGATTCTGATGAGGAAAATGTTTCAGAAGAGGACTATTACAGCTTTCTCAACATCCCCAAGGAT GCATCTAAGGAGGAAATTAATAACGCCTACAGACGTCTCAGTAGAATGTATCATCCTGACAAACATTTAGATCCCACTCTTAAAGCGAAGTcagaaattatgtttaataaGACCAAAAAAGCTTATGAAG TTTTATCAGACCCACACACAAGGGCAATATATGATTCTCTGGGAACAAAAGGCCTTGAAACTGAAGGATGGGAAATAGTACAAAGAACCAAAACACCTGCAGAAATTCGCGCTGAATATGAACAGCTGGCAGAAGAACGAGCTGAGAGGAAAAAAAGGCAGGCAACAAATCCTAGTGGCAATATTACCATTGCTGTCAATGCCACTGACTTGTTTAATCCATATGACGACAATTTGTTTGAGGATGAATTTGAAGG tgGGGTACTGGGAAAATTTCCAAACATAGAAGTGTCTTCAATGCAATTTTCCCAGGGTGTGGATTTCCCACTGACTCAGAAAGACTTATGCACTCTGTCTGGTCAGCTACAGACTCAAAATGGCACTGGTGGCGGGGGTGTAAACTTGACTTGGAGGCATTTATTTTCGCACAAAAGTTGGGCTGAACTTGAAATGACTGCAG GTAGTGGTCCTGCCCTTTCACTTAAGGGCTTCAGGACTTTAACCAAGAGATTTTTCTGGAATGGAGGTACCGTTTTGCAATTTACTCCAGAAGGAATTCGACCCGGTATAATGTCAA CGCTAGCCATGCAAATAGATAAACATTCAATAGGATATGTTTCATATCATGGCGGAATCAGGTCTGTATTTTCAACGCAGATCATTAGGGACACTG aaaataataGATACAATTTTACGATACAAGTTGGAGTGCCACATTCCTTCATGCAGTTACAATACactagaaaaattatttctcaggAATTGAGACTGAAACTGGCAATTAA GGTTGGTACTTTCGGTGGAGTAGTGGAATATGGAGCTGAGAAAAAAGTCTCTAAACACAGTAATTTATCTTTTTCTGTGGTTTGTGGTGTTCCTGCCGGAGTAAAACTCAAACTGAG ATTGACTCGCGCCAATCAGGTTTACTCTTGTCCAATTCATCTATGCGAAGAGATAATGCCATCGCCCGTGTTCTACGCCACAATGGTGCCTTTAATAGTCTACGTCATCGTTAAGAAGGGAATTGTGGAGCCGTTTTTAAAGgaggaaaagtcaaaaaaattggaaaaacagaagcaaaatcattttaatatattgttagAAAAAAG GAAAGAAGCCATGTCAGCTCAAGAATTGATGCAAGCTACATATTCTCGGATCTCTGATGAGGAAGAACGGAAAAAAGGGCTGGTTATAATTAAAGCAATATATGGCAAAATCTTTAGAG AAAGTGGCGATGCAGAGTTATCAAATGATGTAGTAGACGTTACTGTTCCTGTTCAATGTCTTGTCAAAGACAGTAAACTGGTCATACATGAAAATTCTAAG AGTGATCTTCCTGGTTTCTATGACCCAGCACTTGGAGAAGAAAAAGTGCTACATGTAATCTACAATTATCATGAGCAACCTTACGAAGTTACCATTAAAGATAATGAGTCTTTGAGGTTACCTAAAATTT CACATAGGACCAACGTGACTTAA
- the LOC136339825 gene encoding dnaJ homolog subfamily C member 11 isoform X1, with protein sequence MDLDSDEENVSEEDYYSFLNIPKDASKEEINNAYRRLSRMYHPDKHLDPTLKAKSEIMFNKTKKAYEVLSDPHTRAIYDSLGTKGLETEGWEIVQRTKTPAEIRAEYEQLAEERAERKKRQATNPSGNITIAVNATDLFNPYDDNLFEDEFEGGVLGKFPNIEVSSMQFSQGVDFPLTQKDLCTLSGQLQTQNGTGGGGVNLTWRHLFSHKSWAELEMTAGSGPALSLKGFRTLTKRFFWNGGTVLQFTPEGIRPGIMSTLAMQIDKHSIGYVSYHGGIRSVFSTQIIRDTENNRYNFTIQVGVPHSFMQLQYTRKIISQELRLKLAIKVGTFGGVVEYGAEKKVSKHSNLSFSVVCGVPAGVKLKLRLTRANQVYSCPIHLCEEIMPSPVFYATMVPLIVYVIVKKGIVEPFLKEEKSKKLEKQKQNHFNILLEKRKEAMSAQELMQATYSRISDEEERKKGLVIIKAIYGKIFRGTNRAVQFLVITNLIQKLLLESGDAELSNDVVDVTVPVQCLVKDSKLVIHENSKSDLPGFYDPALGEEKVLHVIYNYHEQPYEVTIKDNESLRLPKISHRTNVT encoded by the exons ATGGACCTGGATTCTGATGAGGAAAATGTTTCAGAAGAGGACTATTACAGCTTTCTCAACATCCCCAAGGAT GCATCTAAGGAGGAAATTAATAACGCCTACAGACGTCTCAGTAGAATGTATCATCCTGACAAACATTTAGATCCCACTCTTAAAGCGAAGTcagaaattatgtttaataaGACCAAAAAAGCTTATGAAG TTTTATCAGACCCACACACAAGGGCAATATATGATTCTCTGGGAACAAAAGGCCTTGAAACTGAAGGATGGGAAATAGTACAAAGAACCAAAACACCTGCAGAAATTCGCGCTGAATATGAACAGCTGGCAGAAGAACGAGCTGAGAGGAAAAAAAGGCAGGCAACAAATCCTAGTGGCAATATTACCATTGCTGTCAATGCCACTGACTTGTTTAATCCATATGACGACAATTTGTTTGAGGATGAATTTGAAGG tgGGGTACTGGGAAAATTTCCAAACATAGAAGTGTCTTCAATGCAATTTTCCCAGGGTGTGGATTTCCCACTGACTCAGAAAGACTTATGCACTCTGTCTGGTCAGCTACAGACTCAAAATGGCACTGGTGGCGGGGGTGTAAACTTGACTTGGAGGCATTTATTTTCGCACAAAAGTTGGGCTGAACTTGAAATGACTGCAG GTAGTGGTCCTGCCCTTTCACTTAAGGGCTTCAGGACTTTAACCAAGAGATTTTTCTGGAATGGAGGTACCGTTTTGCAATTTACTCCAGAAGGAATTCGACCCGGTATAATGTCAA CGCTAGCCATGCAAATAGATAAACATTCAATAGGATATGTTTCATATCATGGCGGAATCAGGTCTGTATTTTCAACGCAGATCATTAGGGACACTG aaaataataGATACAATTTTACGATACAAGTTGGAGTGCCACATTCCTTCATGCAGTTACAATACactagaaaaattatttctcaggAATTGAGACTGAAACTGGCAATTAA GGTTGGTACTTTCGGTGGAGTAGTGGAATATGGAGCTGAGAAAAAAGTCTCTAAACACAGTAATTTATCTTTTTCTGTGGTTTGTGGTGTTCCTGCCGGAGTAAAACTCAAACTGAG ATTGACTCGCGCCAATCAGGTTTACTCTTGTCCAATTCATCTATGCGAAGAGATAATGCCATCGCCCGTGTTCTACGCCACAATGGTGCCTTTAATAGTCTACGTCATCGTTAAGAAGGGAATTGTGGAGCCGTTTTTAAAGgaggaaaagtcaaaaaaattggaaaaacagaagcaaaatcattttaatatattgttagAAAAAAG GAAAGAAGCCATGTCAGCTCAAGAATTGATGCAAGCTACATATTCTCGGATCTCTGATGAGGAAGAACGGAAAAAAGGGCTGGTTATAATTAAAGCAATATATGGCAAAATCTTTAGAGGTACAAATCGGGCAGttcaatttttagttattacaaatttaatacagaAATTACTTCTAGAAAGTGGCGATGCAGAGTTATCAAATGATGTAGTAGACGTTACTGTTCCTGTTCAATGTCTTGTCAAAGACAGTAAACTGGTCATACATGAAAATTCTAAG AGTGATCTTCCTGGTTTCTATGACCCAGCACTTGGAGAAGAAAAAGTGCTACATGTAATCTACAATTATCATGAGCAACCTTACGAAGTTACCATTAAAGATAATGAGTCTTTGAGGTTACCTAAAATTT CACATAGGACCAACGTGACTTAA
- the LOC136339827 gene encoding uncharacterized protein C1orf50 homolog isoform X2, with amino-acid sequence MKRSINNSSGVGSDIVERENNLTMQTLVNSTGETLNELMDLDDYCPNLKFKEENLDKNHHRDSVLHMAACNFVKKPGHIYHLYEKSCGQKYFSMLSHEDWHGHPPHIFLGSWYLEFDQSWIQAEETLMR; translated from the exons atgaaaagaagTATTAATAACTCATCCGGAGTAGGGTCAG ATATTGTTGAAAGAGAAAATAACCTTACGATGCAAACCCTAGTCAATTCAACTGGAGAAACACTTAATGAATTAATGGATCTAGATGATTATTGTCCTAAT TTAAAATTCAAAGAGGAAAACCTTGATAAAAACCATCACAGAGATAGTGTCTTACATATGGCTGcatgcaattttgtgaaaaagcCTGGACATATTTATCACCTTTACGAAAAGTCTTGTGGTCAGAAATACTTCAGTATGTTATCACATGAG GATTGGCATGGACATCCACCCCATATCTTTTTGGGAAGTTGGTATTTAgaatttgatcaaagttgGATCCAGGCAGAAGAGACACTCATGAGATGA
- the LOC136339827 gene encoding uncharacterized protein C1orf50 homolog isoform X1, whose translation MKRSINNSSGVGSEIQHVSRSKKLKLGHAFEIEYKTKQDIVERENNLTMQTLVNSTGETLNELMDLDDYCPNLKFKEENLDKNHHRDSVLHMAACNFVKKPGHIYHLYEKSCGQKYFSMLSHEDWHGHPPHIFLGSWYLEFDQSWIQAEETLMR comes from the exons atgaaaagaagTATTAATAACTCATCCGGAGTAGGGTCAG AGATTCAACACGTTTCTCGGTCAAAGAAGTTAAAGCTAGGACATGCTTTTGAAATcgaatataaaacaaaacaag ATATTGTTGAAAGAGAAAATAACCTTACGATGCAAACCCTAGTCAATTCAACTGGAGAAACACTTAATGAATTAATGGATCTAGATGATTATTGTCCTAAT TTAAAATTCAAAGAGGAAAACCTTGATAAAAACCATCACAGAGATAGTGTCTTACATATGGCTGcatgcaattttgtgaaaaagcCTGGACATATTTATCACCTTTACGAAAAGTCTTGTGGTCAGAAATACTTCAGTATGTTATCACATGAG GATTGGCATGGACATCCACCCCATATCTTTTTGGGAAGTTGGTATTTAgaatttgatcaaagttgGATCCAGGCAGAAGAGACACTCATGAGATGA